From the genome of Argentina anserina chromosome 4, drPotAnse1.1, whole genome shotgun sequence, one region includes:
- the LOC126791944 gene encoding DNA mismatch repair protein MSH1, mitochondrial isoform X3: protein MYWLATRNGVVALPRCRPLALLLRPPPRRCTSVAPSPILIGQFRRILCFKEQKVLRGSRKTTKKLSALSNYVDERAVSNILWWKERMQMCRKPSTVQLVKRLDYSNLLGLDVNLKNGSLKEGTLNWEILQFKSKFPHEVLLCRVGDFYEALGIDACVLVEYAGLNPFGGLRSDSIPRAGCPVVNLRQTLDDLTRNGFSVCIVEEVQGPTQARSRKGRFISGHAHPGSPYVFGLVGVDHDLDFPEPMPVVGISRSARGYCINFVLETMKTYSSEDGLTEEALVAKLRTSRYHHLFLHTSLRNNFSDSITGTCRWGEFGEGGLLWGECSGRHFEWFEGNPVSELLSKVKDLYGLDNEVAFRNVTVSSENRPHPLSLGTATQIGAIPTEGIPCLLKVLLPSNCSGLPALYVRDLLLNPPSYDISSTIQATCRLMSSITCSIPEFTCVSPAKLVKLLELREANHIEFCRIKNVLDEILHMHKNPELGKILKLLMDPTWVATGLKIEFETFVNECESASERIGEMISLDGEHDQNLSSFPVVPSDFFEDMESSWKGRIKRIHIEEAFAEVEKAAEALSLAVTEDFMPIVTRIKATTAPLGGPKGEILYAREHEAVWFKGKRFAPAVWAGTPGEEQIKQLKPAIDSKGRKVGEEWFTTMKVEDALTRYHEAGAKAKTKVLELLRELSSDLQAKINILVFASMLLVIAKALFAHVSEGRRRKWVFPALGESSWSETVEPVRGGNRMEIVGLSPYWLDVAEGSAVNNTVDMQSLFLLTGPNGGGKSSLLRSICAAALLGVCGFMVPAQSASIPYFNSIMLHMKSYDSPADGKSSFQVEMAEIRSIVSAATKRSLVLVDEICRGTETAKGTCIAGSIVETLDTIGCLGIISTHLHGVFSLPLNTKNTVHKAMGTIYVDGQPKPTWKLMDGICRESLAFETAKKEGIPETIIERAQGLYRSVYVTEVIGGKIDSKLVEFCSMGFNNFDRSQSQSSSARVQILEGTSSVNSMEVLQKEVESAITLICQKKLIELGNERTSQLTDIQCIPIHVREQPPPSTVGASCVYVIFRPDRKLYVGQTDDLEGRVRKHRSKEGMQKANFLYFIVPGKSLACQLETLLINQLPNQGFHLSNVADGKHRNFGTSDISLEGVTICP, encoded by the exons ATGTATTGGTTGGCCACTCGAAACGGCGTCGTTGCTCTCCCTCGCTGCCGTCCTCTCGCTCTTCTTCTCCGCCCTCCTCCTCGTAGATGCACCTCCGTCGCCCCCTCTCCGATACTCat TGGACAGTTTCGGAGGATTCTTTGTTTCAAAGAACAAAAAGTTTTACGGGGAAGCAGGAAAACTACCAAGAAACTCAGTGCCTTGTCTAATTATGTGGATGAAAGAgctgtttctaacatactgtGGTGGAAGGAG AGGATGCAGATGTGCAGGAAGCCTTCAACTGTCCAGCTGGTGAAAAGGCTAGATTATTCTAATTTGCTAGGCTTGGATGTCAACTTAAAAAATGGGAG TCTGAAAGAGGGAACGCTCAATTGGGAGATCTTGCAGTTCAAGTCAAAGTTTCCACATGAAGTTTTGCTCTGCAGG GTTGGTGACTTTTACGAAGCCTTAGGAATAGATGCTTGTGTATTGGTTGAATATGCAGGTCTGAATCCTTTTGGGGGTCTGCGTTCAGATAGTATCCCAAGAGCTGGATGCCCAGTTGTG AATCTTCGGCAAACTCTAGATGATCTGACACGGAATGGGTTTTCAGTG TGCATAGTGGAAGAAGTTCAGGGTCCAACACAAGCGCGTTCCCGTAAAGGTCGTTTTATATCTGG GCATGCACATCCTGGTAGTCCTTATGTTTTCGGGCTTGTTGGGGTTGATCACGATCTTGACTTTCCAGAACCAATGCCTGTAGTTG GAATATCTCGTTCGGCAAGAGGTTATTGCATCAATTTTGTACTGGAAACCATGAAAACTTATTCGTCAGAGGATGGTTTGACTGAAGAAGCCTTGGTTGCTAAGCTCCGTACTAGTCGGTACCACCATTTATTCCTGCATACATCATTGAGGAACAATTTCTCAG ACTCCATTACAGGCACCTGTCGTTGGGGTGAATTTGGTGAGGGTGGCCTTCTATGGGGAGAGTGTAGTGGTAGGCATTTTGAATGGTTTGAAGGCAATCCTGTGTCTGAGCTTTTGTCTAAG GTTAAAGATTTATATGGCCTTGATAATGAAGTCGCATTTAGGAATGTCACTGTGTCTTCAGAAAACAGACCCCACCCTTTATCCCTAGGAACGGCTACTCAAATTG GTGCCATACCAACGGAGGGAATTCCTTGTTTGTTGAAGGTGTTGCTTCCTTCAAACTGCTCAGGCCTACCTGCCCT GTATGTTAGAGATCTTCTTCTTAATCCTCCTTCTTATGATATATCTTCCACAATTCAAG CAACATGCAGGCTTATGAGCAGCATTACTTGCTCAATTCCTGAGTTTACTTGTGTTTCACCTGCAAAG CTGGTGAAACTTCTGGAACTCAGGGAGGCCAATCATATAGAGTTTTGCAGAATTAAAAATGTTCTCGATGAAATACTGCACATGCATAAAAATCCTGAGCTGGGTAAGATTTTGAAGTTGTTGATGGATCCTACATGGGTGGCGACTGGGCTGAAAATTGAGTTCGAGACATTC GTTAATGAATGTGAAAGTGCTTCTGAGAGAATTGGTGAAATGATCTCACTAGATGGTGAACATGATCAAAACCTTAGTTCCTTTCCTGTTGTTCCTAGTGATTTTTTTGAGGATATGGAGTCTTCTTGGAAAGGTCGTATAAAGAGAATCCACATAGAGGAGGCATTTGCAGAAGTGGAGAAGGCTGCTGAGGCGTTATCCCTAGCA GTCACTGAAGATTTCATGCCCATTGTAACTAGAATAAAGGCTACCACAGCTCCACTTGGAGGCCCGAAGGGAGAAATATTATATGCAAGGGAACATGAAGCTGTTTGGTTTAAGGGAAAACGATTTGCTCCTGCTGTTTGGGCCGGCACCCCTGGGGAAGAACAAATCAAGCAGCTTAAACCTGCTATAGATTCCAAAGGTAGAAAGGTTGGAGAAGAGTGGTTTACTACAATGAAAGTGGAGGATGCTTTAACTAG GTACCATGAAGCAGGTGCAAAAGCAAAGACAAAGGTTTTGGAATTGTTGAGAGAACTTTCTTCTGACTTACAAGCAAAGATCAATATCCTTGTCTTTGCCTCAATGCTTCTAGTTATTGCAAAAGCATTATTTGCTCATGTGAG TGaagggagaagaaggaaatggGTTTTTCCTGCCCTTGGAGAGTCCAGTTGGTCTGAG ACTGTGGAACCAGTGAGGGGAGGAAATAGAATGGAGATAGTTGGTCTATCACCATACTGGTTGGATGTAGCAGAAGGCAGCGCTGTAAATAACACTGTGGATATGCAATCGTTGTTTCTTTTAACTGGGCCCAATGGTGGTGGTAAATCAAGTCTGCTACGATCAATTTGTGCTGCTGCATTACTTGGAGTTTGTGGGTTTATGGTGCCTGCACAGTCTGCCTCGATTCCTTATTTTAATTCTATTATGCTTCACATGAAATCTTATGACAGCCCCGCTGATGGGAAAAGTTCCTTTCAG GTGGAAATGGCAGAAATTCGGTCTATTGTTTCTGCAGCCACTAAAAGAAGCCTTGTACTTGTAGATGAAATTTGTCGAGGAACAGAAACAGCTAAGGGAACATGTATTGCCGGTAGTATTGTTGAAACTCTTGATACAATTGGATGTCTAGGTATCATATCCACTCATTTGCACGGGGTATTTAGCTTGCCACTAAATACAAAAAATACGGTGCACAAAGCAATGGGaactatatatgttgatgGACAACCAAAACCAACCTGGAAATTGATGGATGGCATATGTAGAGAAAGCCTTGCATTTGAAACAGCCAAGAAGGAAGGAATTCCTGAAACAATAATTGAAAGAGCTCAAGGTCTGTACCGTTCAGTTTATGTGACTGAGGTAATTGGAGGCAAGATTGACTCAAAACTAGTAGAGTTCTGTTCCATGGGTTTCAATAATTTTGATAGGTCTCAGTCTCAATCAAGTAGTGCTAGAGTTCAAATTCTCGAGGGGACCAGTTCAGTGAACAGTATGGAGGTCTTACAGAAGGAGGTTGAGAGTGCAATCACCTTGATTTGCCAAAAGAAGCTGATTGAGCTTGGCAATGAAAGAACATCACAACTTACTGATATACAGTGTATTCCAATTCATGTCAGGGAACAGCCACCTCCATCAACCGTAGGTGCTTCATGTGTATATGTGATTTTCAGACCCGACAGGAAACTATATGTTGGACAG ACCGATGATTTGGAGGGTCGAGTGCGCAAACATCGTTCAAAGGAAGGAATGCAAAAGGCTAATTTCCTTTATTTCATTGTCCCCGGGAAGAGCTTGGCTTGCCAATTGGAGACTCTTCTCATCAACCAGCTCCCCAATCAAGGGTTTCATCTCAGTAATGTAGCCGATGGTAAACATAGGAATTTTGGCACATCCGACATTTCCTTGGAAGGTGTGACCATTTGTCCATAA
- the LOC126791944 gene encoding DNA mismatch repair protein MSH1, mitochondrial isoform X2 has translation MYWLATRNGVVALPRCRPLALLLRPPPRRCTSVAPSPILIGQFRRILCFKEQKVLRGSRKTTKKLSALSNYVDERAVSNILWWKERMQMCRKPSTVQLVKRLDYSNLLGLDVNLKNGSLKEGTLNWEILQFKSKFPHEVLLCRVGDFYEALGIDACVLVEYAGLNPFGGLRSDSIPRAGCPVVNLRQTLDDLTRNGFSVCIVEEVQGPTQARSRKGRFISGHAHPGSPYVFGLVGVDHDLDFPEPMPVVGISRSARGYCINFVLETMKTYSSEDGLTEEALVAKLRTSRYHHLFLHTSLRNNFSDSITGTCRWGEFGEGGLLWGECSGRHFEWFEGNPVSELLSKVKDLYGLDNEVAFRNVTVSSENRPHPLSLGTATQIGAIPTEGIPCLLKVLLPSNCSGLPALYVRDLLLNPPSYDISSTIQATCRLMSSITCSIPEFTCVSPAKLVKLLELREANHIEFCRIKNVLDEILHMHKNPELGKILKLLMDPTWVATGLKIEFETFVNECESASERIGEMISLDGEHDQNLSSFPVVPSDFFEDMESSWKGRIKRIHIEEAFAEVEKAAEALSLAVTEDFMPIVTRIKATTAPLGGPKGEILYAREHEAVWFKGKRFAPAVWAGTPGEEQIKQLKPAIDSKGRKVGEEWFTTMKVEDALTRYHEAGAKAKTKVLELLRELSSDLQAKINILVFASMLLVIAKALFAHVSEGRRRKWVFPALGESSWSEHWTQTVEPVRGGNRMEIVGLSPYWLDVAEGSAVNNTVDMQSLFLLTGPNGGGKSSLLRSICAAALLGVCGFMVPAQSASIPYFNSIMLHMKSYDSPADGKSSFQVEMAEIRSIVSAATKRSLVLVDEICRGTETAKGTCIAGSIVETLDTIGCLGIISTHLHGVFSLPLNTKNTVHKAMGTIYVDGQPKPTWKLMDGICRESLAFETAKKEGIPETIIERAQGLYRSVYVTEVIGGKIDSKLVEFCSMGFNNFDRSQSQSSSARVQILEGTSSVNSMEVLQKEVESAITLICQKKLIELGNERTSQLTDIQCIPIHVREQPPPSTVGASCVYVIFRPDRKLYVGQTDDLEGRVRKHRSKEGMQKANFLYFIVPGKSLACQLETLLINQLPNQGFHLSNVADGKHRNFGTSDISLEGVTICP, from the exons ATGTATTGGTTGGCCACTCGAAACGGCGTCGTTGCTCTCCCTCGCTGCCGTCCTCTCGCTCTTCTTCTCCGCCCTCCTCCTCGTAGATGCACCTCCGTCGCCCCCTCTCCGATACTCat TGGACAGTTTCGGAGGATTCTTTGTTTCAAAGAACAAAAAGTTTTACGGGGAAGCAGGAAAACTACCAAGAAACTCAGTGCCTTGTCTAATTATGTGGATGAAAGAgctgtttctaacatactgtGGTGGAAGGAG AGGATGCAGATGTGCAGGAAGCCTTCAACTGTCCAGCTGGTGAAAAGGCTAGATTATTCTAATTTGCTAGGCTTGGATGTCAACTTAAAAAATGGGAG TCTGAAAGAGGGAACGCTCAATTGGGAGATCTTGCAGTTCAAGTCAAAGTTTCCACATGAAGTTTTGCTCTGCAGG GTTGGTGACTTTTACGAAGCCTTAGGAATAGATGCTTGTGTATTGGTTGAATATGCAGGTCTGAATCCTTTTGGGGGTCTGCGTTCAGATAGTATCCCAAGAGCTGGATGCCCAGTTGTG AATCTTCGGCAAACTCTAGATGATCTGACACGGAATGGGTTTTCAGTG TGCATAGTGGAAGAAGTTCAGGGTCCAACACAAGCGCGTTCCCGTAAAGGTCGTTTTATATCTGG GCATGCACATCCTGGTAGTCCTTATGTTTTCGGGCTTGTTGGGGTTGATCACGATCTTGACTTTCCAGAACCAATGCCTGTAGTTG GAATATCTCGTTCGGCAAGAGGTTATTGCATCAATTTTGTACTGGAAACCATGAAAACTTATTCGTCAGAGGATGGTTTGACTGAAGAAGCCTTGGTTGCTAAGCTCCGTACTAGTCGGTACCACCATTTATTCCTGCATACATCATTGAGGAACAATTTCTCAG ACTCCATTACAGGCACCTGTCGTTGGGGTGAATTTGGTGAGGGTGGCCTTCTATGGGGAGAGTGTAGTGGTAGGCATTTTGAATGGTTTGAAGGCAATCCTGTGTCTGAGCTTTTGTCTAAG GTTAAAGATTTATATGGCCTTGATAATGAAGTCGCATTTAGGAATGTCACTGTGTCTTCAGAAAACAGACCCCACCCTTTATCCCTAGGAACGGCTACTCAAATTG GTGCCATACCAACGGAGGGAATTCCTTGTTTGTTGAAGGTGTTGCTTCCTTCAAACTGCTCAGGCCTACCTGCCCT GTATGTTAGAGATCTTCTTCTTAATCCTCCTTCTTATGATATATCTTCCACAATTCAAG CAACATGCAGGCTTATGAGCAGCATTACTTGCTCAATTCCTGAGTTTACTTGTGTTTCACCTGCAAAG CTGGTGAAACTTCTGGAACTCAGGGAGGCCAATCATATAGAGTTTTGCAGAATTAAAAATGTTCTCGATGAAATACTGCACATGCATAAAAATCCTGAGCTGGGTAAGATTTTGAAGTTGTTGATGGATCCTACATGGGTGGCGACTGGGCTGAAAATTGAGTTCGAGACATTC GTTAATGAATGTGAAAGTGCTTCTGAGAGAATTGGTGAAATGATCTCACTAGATGGTGAACATGATCAAAACCTTAGTTCCTTTCCTGTTGTTCCTAGTGATTTTTTTGAGGATATGGAGTCTTCTTGGAAAGGTCGTATAAAGAGAATCCACATAGAGGAGGCATTTGCAGAAGTGGAGAAGGCTGCTGAGGCGTTATCCCTAGCA GTCACTGAAGATTTCATGCCCATTGTAACTAGAATAAAGGCTACCACAGCTCCACTTGGAGGCCCGAAGGGAGAAATATTATATGCAAGGGAACATGAAGCTGTTTGGTTTAAGGGAAAACGATTTGCTCCTGCTGTTTGGGCCGGCACCCCTGGGGAAGAACAAATCAAGCAGCTTAAACCTGCTATAGATTCCAAAGGTAGAAAGGTTGGAGAAGAGTGGTTTACTACAATGAAAGTGGAGGATGCTTTAACTAG GTACCATGAAGCAGGTGCAAAAGCAAAGACAAAGGTTTTGGAATTGTTGAGAGAACTTTCTTCTGACTTACAAGCAAAGATCAATATCCTTGTCTTTGCCTCAATGCTTCTAGTTATTGCAAAAGCATTATTTGCTCATGTGAG TGaagggagaagaaggaaatggGTTTTTCCTGCCCTTGGAGAGTCCAGTTGGTCTGAG CACTGGACGCAGACTGTGGAACCAGTGAGGGGAGGAAATAGAATGGAGATAGTTGGTCTATCACCATACTGGTTGGATGTAGCAGAAGGCAGCGCTGTAAATAACACTGTGGATATGCAATCGTTGTTTCTTTTAACTGGGCCCAATGGTGGTGGTAAATCAAGTCTGCTACGATCAATTTGTGCTGCTGCATTACTTGGAGTTTGTGGGTTTATGGTGCCTGCACAGTCTGCCTCGATTCCTTATTTTAATTCTATTATGCTTCACATGAAATCTTATGACAGCCCCGCTGATGGGAAAAGTTCCTTTCAG GTGGAAATGGCAGAAATTCGGTCTATTGTTTCTGCAGCCACTAAAAGAAGCCTTGTACTTGTAGATGAAATTTGTCGAGGAACAGAAACAGCTAAGGGAACATGTATTGCCGGTAGTATTGTTGAAACTCTTGATACAATTGGATGTCTAGGTATCATATCCACTCATTTGCACGGGGTATTTAGCTTGCCACTAAATACAAAAAATACGGTGCACAAAGCAATGGGaactatatatgttgatgGACAACCAAAACCAACCTGGAAATTGATGGATGGCATATGTAGAGAAAGCCTTGCATTTGAAACAGCCAAGAAGGAAGGAATTCCTGAAACAATAATTGAAAGAGCTCAAGGTCTGTACCGTTCAGTTTATGTGACTGAGGTAATTGGAGGCAAGATTGACTCAAAACTAGTAGAGTTCTGTTCCATGGGTTTCAATAATTTTGATAGGTCTCAGTCTCAATCAAGTAGTGCTAGAGTTCAAATTCTCGAGGGGACCAGTTCAGTGAACAGTATGGAGGTCTTACAGAAGGAGGTTGAGAGTGCAATCACCTTGATTTGCCAAAAGAAGCTGATTGAGCTTGGCAATGAAAGAACATCACAACTTACTGATATACAGTGTATTCCAATTCATGTCAGGGAACAGCCACCTCCATCAACCGTAGGTGCTTCATGTGTATATGTGATTTTCAGACCCGACAGGAAACTATATGTTGGACAG ACCGATGATTTGGAGGGTCGAGTGCGCAAACATCGTTCAAAGGAAGGAATGCAAAAGGCTAATTTCCTTTATTTCATTGTCCCCGGGAAGAGCTTGGCTTGCCAATTGGAGACTCTTCTCATCAACCAGCTCCCCAATCAAGGGTTTCATCTCAGTAATGTAGCCGATGGTAAACATAGGAATTTTGGCACATCCGACATTTCCTTGGAAGGTGTGACCATTTGTCCATAA
- the LOC126791944 gene encoding DNA mismatch repair protein MSH1, mitochondrial isoform X1 has product MYWLATRNGVVALPRCRPLALLLRPPPRRCTSVAPSPILIGQFRRILCFKEQKVLRGSRKTTKKLSALSNYVDERAVSNILWWKERMQMCRKPSTVQLVKRLDYSNLLGLDVNLKNGSLKEGTLNWEILQFKSKFPHEVLLCRVGDFYEALGIDACVLVEYAGLNPFGGLRSDSIPRAGCPVVNLRQTLDDLTRNGFSVCIVEEVQGPTQARSRKGRFISGHAHPGSPYVFGLVGVDHDLDFPEPMPVVGISRSARGYCINFVLETMKTYSSEDGLTEEALVAKLRTSRYHHLFLHTSLRNNFSGTCRWGEFGEGGLLWGECSGRHFEWFEGNPVSELLSKVKDLYGLDNEVAFRNVTVSSENRPHPLSLGTATQIGAIPTEGIPCLLKVLLPSNCSGLPALYVRDLLLNPPSYDISSTIQATCRLMSSITCSIPEFTCVSPAKLVKLLELREANHIEFCRIKNVLDEILHMHKNPELGKILKLLMDPTWVATGLKIEFETFVNECESASERIGEMISLDGEHDQNLSSFPVVPSDFFEDMESSWKGRIKRIHIEEAFAEVEKAAEALSLAVTEDFMPIVTRIKATTAPLGGPKGEILYAREHEAVWFKGKRFAPAVWAGTPGEEQIKQLKPAIDSKGRKVGEEWFTTMKVEDALTRYHEAGAKAKTKVLELLRELSSDLQAKINILVFASMLLVIAKALFAHVSEIRSGGCCTGFVFTELENCSEGRRRKWVFPALGESSWSETVEPVRGGNRMEIVGLSPYWLDVAEGSAVNNTVDMQSLFLLTGPNGGGKSSLLRSICAAALLGVCGFMVPAQSASIPYFNSIMLHMKSYDSPADGKSSFQVEMAEIRSIVSAATKRSLVLVDEICRGTETAKGTCIAGSIVETLDTIGCLGIISTHLHGVFSLPLNTKNTVHKAMGTIYVDGQPKPTWKLMDGICRESLAFETAKKEGIPETIIERAQGLYRSVYVTEVIGGKIDSKLVEFCSMGFNNFDRSQSQSSSARVQILEGTSSVNSMEVLQKEVESAITLICQKKLIELGNERTSQLTDIQCIPIHVREQPPPSTVGASCVYVIFRPDRKLYVGQTDDLEGRVRKHRSKEGMQKANFLYFIVPGKSLACQLETLLINQLPNQGFHLSNVADGKHRNFGTSDISLEGVTICP; this is encoded by the exons ATGTATTGGTTGGCCACTCGAAACGGCGTCGTTGCTCTCCCTCGCTGCCGTCCTCTCGCTCTTCTTCTCCGCCCTCCTCCTCGTAGATGCACCTCCGTCGCCCCCTCTCCGATACTCat TGGACAGTTTCGGAGGATTCTTTGTTTCAAAGAACAAAAAGTTTTACGGGGAAGCAGGAAAACTACCAAGAAACTCAGTGCCTTGTCTAATTATGTGGATGAAAGAgctgtttctaacatactgtGGTGGAAGGAG AGGATGCAGATGTGCAGGAAGCCTTCAACTGTCCAGCTGGTGAAAAGGCTAGATTATTCTAATTTGCTAGGCTTGGATGTCAACTTAAAAAATGGGAG TCTGAAAGAGGGAACGCTCAATTGGGAGATCTTGCAGTTCAAGTCAAAGTTTCCACATGAAGTTTTGCTCTGCAGG GTTGGTGACTTTTACGAAGCCTTAGGAATAGATGCTTGTGTATTGGTTGAATATGCAGGTCTGAATCCTTTTGGGGGTCTGCGTTCAGATAGTATCCCAAGAGCTGGATGCCCAGTTGTG AATCTTCGGCAAACTCTAGATGATCTGACACGGAATGGGTTTTCAGTG TGCATAGTGGAAGAAGTTCAGGGTCCAACACAAGCGCGTTCCCGTAAAGGTCGTTTTATATCTGG GCATGCACATCCTGGTAGTCCTTATGTTTTCGGGCTTGTTGGGGTTGATCACGATCTTGACTTTCCAGAACCAATGCCTGTAGTTG GAATATCTCGTTCGGCAAGAGGTTATTGCATCAATTTTGTACTGGAAACCATGAAAACTTATTCGTCAGAGGATGGTTTGACTGAAGAAGCCTTGGTTGCTAAGCTCCGTACTAGTCGGTACCACCATTTATTCCTGCATACATCATTGAGGAACAATTTCTCAG GCACCTGTCGTTGGGGTGAATTTGGTGAGGGTGGCCTTCTATGGGGAGAGTGTAGTGGTAGGCATTTTGAATGGTTTGAAGGCAATCCTGTGTCTGAGCTTTTGTCTAAG GTTAAAGATTTATATGGCCTTGATAATGAAGTCGCATTTAGGAATGTCACTGTGTCTTCAGAAAACAGACCCCACCCTTTATCCCTAGGAACGGCTACTCAAATTG GTGCCATACCAACGGAGGGAATTCCTTGTTTGTTGAAGGTGTTGCTTCCTTCAAACTGCTCAGGCCTACCTGCCCT GTATGTTAGAGATCTTCTTCTTAATCCTCCTTCTTATGATATATCTTCCACAATTCAAG CAACATGCAGGCTTATGAGCAGCATTACTTGCTCAATTCCTGAGTTTACTTGTGTTTCACCTGCAAAG CTGGTGAAACTTCTGGAACTCAGGGAGGCCAATCATATAGAGTTTTGCAGAATTAAAAATGTTCTCGATGAAATACTGCACATGCATAAAAATCCTGAGCTGGGTAAGATTTTGAAGTTGTTGATGGATCCTACATGGGTGGCGACTGGGCTGAAAATTGAGTTCGAGACATTC GTTAATGAATGTGAAAGTGCTTCTGAGAGAATTGGTGAAATGATCTCACTAGATGGTGAACATGATCAAAACCTTAGTTCCTTTCCTGTTGTTCCTAGTGATTTTTTTGAGGATATGGAGTCTTCTTGGAAAGGTCGTATAAAGAGAATCCACATAGAGGAGGCATTTGCAGAAGTGGAGAAGGCTGCTGAGGCGTTATCCCTAGCA GTCACTGAAGATTTCATGCCCATTGTAACTAGAATAAAGGCTACCACAGCTCCACTTGGAGGCCCGAAGGGAGAAATATTATATGCAAGGGAACATGAAGCTGTTTGGTTTAAGGGAAAACGATTTGCTCCTGCTGTTTGGGCCGGCACCCCTGGGGAAGAACAAATCAAGCAGCTTAAACCTGCTATAGATTCCAAAGGTAGAAAGGTTGGAGAAGAGTGGTTTACTACAATGAAAGTGGAGGATGCTTTAACTAG GTACCATGAAGCAGGTGCAAAAGCAAAGACAAAGGTTTTGGAATTGTTGAGAGAACTTTCTTCTGACTTACAAGCAAAGATCAATATCCTTGTCTTTGCCTCAATGCTTCTAGTTATTGCAAAAGCATTATTTGCTCATGTGAG TGAGATAAGGTCTGGAGGTTGTTGTACTGGATTTGTGTTCACTGAACTAGAAAATTGCAG TGaagggagaagaaggaaatggGTTTTTCCTGCCCTTGGAGAGTCCAGTTGGTCTGAG ACTGTGGAACCAGTGAGGGGAGGAAATAGAATGGAGATAGTTGGTCTATCACCATACTGGTTGGATGTAGCAGAAGGCAGCGCTGTAAATAACACTGTGGATATGCAATCGTTGTTTCTTTTAACTGGGCCCAATGGTGGTGGTAAATCAAGTCTGCTACGATCAATTTGTGCTGCTGCATTACTTGGAGTTTGTGGGTTTATGGTGCCTGCACAGTCTGCCTCGATTCCTTATTTTAATTCTATTATGCTTCACATGAAATCTTATGACAGCCCCGCTGATGGGAAAAGTTCCTTTCAG GTGGAAATGGCAGAAATTCGGTCTATTGTTTCTGCAGCCACTAAAAGAAGCCTTGTACTTGTAGATGAAATTTGTCGAGGAACAGAAACAGCTAAGGGAACATGTATTGCCGGTAGTATTGTTGAAACTCTTGATACAATTGGATGTCTAGGTATCATATCCACTCATTTGCACGGGGTATTTAGCTTGCCACTAAATACAAAAAATACGGTGCACAAAGCAATGGGaactatatatgttgatgGACAACCAAAACCAACCTGGAAATTGATGGATGGCATATGTAGAGAAAGCCTTGCATTTGAAACAGCCAAGAAGGAAGGAATTCCTGAAACAATAATTGAAAGAGCTCAAGGTCTGTACCGTTCAGTTTATGTGACTGAGGTAATTGGAGGCAAGATTGACTCAAAACTAGTAGAGTTCTGTTCCATGGGTTTCAATAATTTTGATAGGTCTCAGTCTCAATCAAGTAGTGCTAGAGTTCAAATTCTCGAGGGGACCAGTTCAGTGAACAGTATGGAGGTCTTACAGAAGGAGGTTGAGAGTGCAATCACCTTGATTTGCCAAAAGAAGCTGATTGAGCTTGGCAATGAAAGAACATCACAACTTACTGATATACAGTGTATTCCAATTCATGTCAGGGAACAGCCACCTCCATCAACCGTAGGTGCTTCATGTGTATATGTGATTTTCAGACCCGACAGGAAACTATATGTTGGACAG ACCGATGATTTGGAGGGTCGAGTGCGCAAACATCGTTCAAAGGAAGGAATGCAAAAGGCTAATTTCCTTTATTTCATTGTCCCCGGGAAGAGCTTGGCTTGCCAATTGGAGACTCTTCTCATCAACCAGCTCCCCAATCAAGGGTTTCATCTCAGTAATGTAGCCGATGGTAAACATAGGAATTTTGGCACATCCGACATTTCCTTGGAAGGTGTGACCATTTGTCCATAA